The following are encoded in a window of Roseimaritima ulvae genomic DNA:
- a CDS encoding AI-2E family transporter, protein MVKHQSTSLIARVFFTLGNLLMVMSLLYFGKPVLVPVALSVLLAFILTPLVEILERWRMGRTAAVLVATGFAFATIGLAIWALAAQTSSLAAELPNHKHEIKAKIASLQVDEGSTFSRLTDMFDELFPSDSAVVVTPADADAEPDNAGDALRDVDAMEPTFRVPQVVEPQPPPPAETSIVVAAPASNTVSSTIEILLPVISPLATAALVVVLVMFLLLRREDVRYRMISLMGDAALTGTTRLMRDTAERVSKYLLNLLLVNAAFGLWFGLGLYLLDVPYAALWGFLTLVLRFIPFLGSPASVLFPLLVSIATSSGWSQPIWVVVFFTVSELVTANIIEPVLFGKTTGLTPIALLVAALFWAWIWGPIGLLLSTPLTVCLVVLGQHLPHLRSLKVLLAEQPVLDARLQFFQRLLASDAEEAERVFTQYRDSFGDARAFDEVLVPALSWTRLERDKESITAEEERFVWTSTREVLENLDTPSSVTDSNSRPRIYGYPVHHESEEIGLAMLQHLIEDRCEVRLCTTKQLPSRALEQIAAWAPDAVVLAVLPPGGLPQVKYMCSEIHAHCPDTHIIVAYLGMVKDYDDLLVDVREVGASYLTTSVTQAVHQIDMLIEDNVPVAS, encoded by the coding sequence TTGGTCAAACATCAATCGACATCGCTAATCGCCCGAGTGTTTTTTACGCTCGGTAACCTCTTGATGGTGATGTCGCTGTTGTATTTCGGAAAACCCGTGCTGGTCCCGGTGGCGCTCAGTGTGCTGCTGGCCTTCATCCTTACGCCGCTGGTCGAAATCCTCGAACGGTGGCGGATGGGGCGGACAGCGGCGGTCTTGGTGGCCACGGGATTCGCCTTCGCCACCATTGGGCTGGCGATCTGGGCCCTAGCAGCCCAGACCAGCAGCTTGGCGGCCGAACTGCCCAATCACAAGCACGAAATCAAAGCTAAAATTGCGTCGCTGCAAGTCGACGAGGGTTCCACCTTCAGTCGCTTGACCGACATGTTTGACGAGCTGTTCCCCAGCGACTCCGCGGTGGTCGTCACGCCTGCGGATGCCGACGCGGAACCGGACAATGCCGGAGACGCTCTGCGGGACGTGGACGCTATGGAGCCGACGTTTCGTGTTCCCCAAGTGGTCGAACCGCAACCACCGCCGCCGGCGGAGACATCGATCGTCGTGGCGGCTCCCGCCAGCAATACGGTTTCTTCCACCATCGAAATCCTGCTGCCGGTGATCTCGCCCCTAGCCACTGCGGCTTTGGTCGTCGTGTTGGTGATGTTTCTATTGCTCCGCCGCGAGGACGTGCGATACCGCATGATATCGTTGATGGGAGACGCGGCTCTGACGGGCACCACCCGCCTGATGCGTGATACAGCCGAACGGGTCAGCAAGTATTTATTGAACCTGCTGTTGGTCAACGCCGCGTTTGGGTTGTGGTTCGGCTTGGGATTGTATTTACTGGACGTGCCCTACGCAGCATTGTGGGGGTTTCTAACATTAGTGCTGCGTTTTATTCCGTTTCTGGGTAGTCCCGCATCGGTACTGTTCCCATTGTTGGTCAGTATCGCCACGTCCAGCGGCTGGAGCCAACCGATTTGGGTCGTGGTCTTTTTCACGGTCTCGGAACTGGTTACGGCGAATATCATTGAACCAGTCCTGTTCGGCAAAACCACCGGACTAACGCCCATCGCCCTGTTGGTAGCCGCCCTGTTTTGGGCCTGGATTTGGGGCCCCATCGGATTGTTGTTGTCGACGCCGCTGACGGTATGCCTGGTGGTTTTGGGGCAACACCTGCCTCACCTGCGTTCGTTAAAAGTGTTGTTGGCCGAACAACCGGTGTTGGATGCTCGTTTGCAATTTTTCCAGCGGCTGTTGGCCAGCGACGCAGAGGAAGCGGAGCGAGTGTTTACGCAGTACCGAGACTCCTTCGGCGACGCCCGCGCCTTTGACGAAGTGCTCGTACCCGCCCTTTCCTGGACGCGACTGGAGCGTGACAAGGAGTCGATCACGGCCGAAGAAGAGCGTTTTGTTTGGACGTCCACGCGTGAGGTTCTGGAAAACCTGGATACGCCATCGAGCGTCACGGACAGCAACTCGCGACCACGCATCTACGGCTATCCGGTTCATCATGAATCGGAAGAGATCGGCTTGGCCATGCTGCAACACCTAATCGAAGACCGCTGCGAAGTTCGGCTCTGTACCACCAAGCAGTTGCCTTCGCGAGCCTTGGAACAGATCGCAGCTTGGGCCCCCGACGCGGTTGTCCTGGCCGTGTTGCCGCCCGGTGGGCTGCCCCAAGTGAAGTACATGTGCAGCGAGATTCACGCGCACTGTCCCGACACCCACATTATTGTGGCCTATCTGGGGATGGTGAAGGACTATGACGACCTATTGGTCGATGTTCGCGAAGTTGGCGCAAGTTATCTCACCACAAGTGTGACTCAAGCCGTTCACCAAATTGATATGTTGATCGAAGACAATGTCCCAGTCGCATCCTGA
- a CDS encoding CsbD family protein encodes MVTKQELSGSWNKVVGTVKEKYGQISDNELRQVEGNVDQLVGLVQRKTGQSREQIEAMLDECCQSSDSAVQRAKDSASQYAEGAGEYVREQYQQVSNQAQRGYQQSVQTLSRRPLESAGVAFGIGLVAGLAIGLSLSSRSQPPESFWQRRWS; translated from the coding sequence ATGGTTACCAAACAAGAATTAAGCGGCAGCTGGAACAAAGTTGTGGGCACCGTCAAAGAAAAGTACGGACAGATCAGCGACAATGAATTGCGGCAAGTCGAAGGCAACGTCGACCAATTGGTGGGGCTGGTGCAGCGTAAGACCGGCCAGAGCCGCGAGCAGATCGAAGCCATGTTGGACGAATGCTGCCAATCGTCCGACTCCGCCGTGCAGCGAGCCAAGGACAGCGCGTCGCAGTACGCCGAGGGCGCTGGCGAATACGTGCGTGAACAGTATCAGCAGGTTTCCAACCAAGCCCAACGCGGCTACCAGCAGTCGGTGCAGACCCTGTCGCGTCGCCCGCTGGAATCGGCCGGGGTGGCGTTTGGTATCGGCTTGGTCGCCGGCTTGGCGATCGGGTTGTCGTTGAGCTCGCGGTCGCAGCCGCCCGAATCCTTTTGGCAACGCCGCTGGTCTTAA
- a CDS encoding glutathione synthetase, with translation MKIGFVVNDVNTEQAVYTTTRLALAATNMGHTAYLLGVGDFVYDPNGSIHAHAKTASGDDFDSLEDYLASVQDKQNERIKVALDDLDVLLLRNDPADDAVERPWAQNSGMLFGQLAAARGVIVLNDPENLVNAINKTYFQHFPEQVRPKTCISRDPAEIKRFIKDQHDKAVIKPLQGSGGQSVFLIDEDEQANINQMIDAVLRDGYCIVQEYLPAAVNGDVRMFVMNGRPLMQDGHYAAFRRVNNTGDARSNMHSGGKSEAVEVTDQMLQLVEMVRPKLVRDGMFLVGLDIVDDKLMEINVFSPGGLGSSQHHTGVDFSETIIRDLERKVKYKEYYGEGIRNVDLATL, from the coding sequence ATGAAGATCGGATTCGTCGTCAACGACGTCAACACTGAACAAGCGGTTTACACCACCACACGCCTAGCCTTGGCGGCTACCAACATGGGGCACACAGCGTATCTGTTGGGCGTGGGGGACTTTGTCTACGATCCGAACGGATCCATCCACGCCCATGCCAAAACCGCCAGCGGGGACGATTTCGATTCTCTGGAAGACTACCTGGCGTCGGTTCAAGACAAGCAAAATGAACGCATCAAGGTCGCGCTCGACGACCTGGACGTGCTGTTGCTGCGCAACGATCCGGCCGACGATGCGGTCGAGCGTCCCTGGGCCCAGAACAGCGGAATGTTATTCGGGCAACTGGCGGCCGCGCGAGGAGTGATCGTCCTGAACGATCCGGAGAACCTGGTAAACGCCATCAACAAAACCTATTTCCAGCACTTTCCTGAACAGGTTCGCCCCAAGACCTGTATCAGTCGCGACCCTGCGGAAATCAAGCGGTTCATCAAGGACCAGCACGACAAAGCGGTGATCAAACCACTTCAAGGCTCGGGCGGCCAAAGCGTGTTTTTGATCGATGAAGACGAACAAGCCAACATCAACCAGATGATCGACGCGGTACTTCGCGACGGCTACTGCATCGTGCAAGAATACCTGCCGGCCGCCGTCAACGGAGACGTGCGGATGTTCGTCATGAACGGTCGTCCGCTGATGCAAGATGGCCATTACGCTGCCTTCCGCCGCGTCAACAACACCGGCGATGCTCGCAGCAATATGCATTCGGGCGGCAAGAGCGAAGCGGTAGAGGTGACCGACCAAATGCTGCAACTGGTCGAAATGGTGCGGCCCAAACTCGTCCGCGATGGGATGTTTCTGGTCGGTTTGGATATCGTCGACGACAAACTGATGGAAATCAACGTCTTCAGCCCCGGTGGCCTGGGCAGCAGCCAACACCACACCGGGGTCGACTTTTCCGAAACCATCATCCGCGACTTGGAACGCAAGGTCAAATACAAGGAATACTACGGCGAGGGAATCCGCAACGTGGATCTGGCCACGCTGTAG